One region of Cygnus atratus isolate AKBS03 ecotype Queensland, Australia chromosome 25, CAtr_DNAZoo_HiC_assembly, whole genome shotgun sequence genomic DNA includes:
- the GJC1 gene encoding gap junction gamma-1 protein → MSWSFLTRLLEEIHNHSTFVGKIWLTVLIVFRIVLTAVGGESIYYDEQSKFVCNTEQPGCENVCYDAFAPLSHVRFWVFQIILVATPSVMYLGYAIHKIARMVEHSEADRRIRSKSFSTRWKQHRGLEEAEDDHEEDPMMYPEIELESERENKEQSAPAKAKHDGRRRIREDGLMRIYVLQLLARTTFEIGFLVGQYLLYGFEVSPIFVCSRKPCPHKIDCFISRPTEKTIFLLIMYGVSCMCLLLNVWEMLHLGFGTIRDTLNNKRKELEDSGTYNYPFTWNTPSAPPGYNIAVKPDQIQYTELSNAKMAYKQNKANIAQEQQYGSNEENIPADLENLQREIKVAQERLDLAIQAYNNQNNPSSSREKKSKAGSNKSSASSKSGDGKNCVWI, encoded by the coding sequence ATGAGTTGGAGTTTTCTGACCCGTCTGTTAGAGGAGATCCACAATCACTCAACCTTTGTTGGCAAAATCTGGCTGACAGTGTTGATTGTATTTCGGATTGTCCTAACTGCTGTGGGAGGAGAATCCATTTACTATGATGAACAAAGCAAGTTTGTGTGCAAcacagagcagcctggctgtgAGAATGTTTGTTACGATGCTTTTGCTCCTCTTTCGCACGTGAGATTTTGGGTGTTTCAGATCATTCTTGTAGCCACTCCGTCTGTGATGTATTTAGGCTACGCAATTCACAAAATTGCCCGGATGGTGGAACACAGCGAAGCTGACAGAAGAATCAGAAGTAAAAGCTTCTCAACGCGCTGGAAACAACACCGTGGCTTAGAGGAAGCTGAAGATGACCACGAGGAAGACCCAATGATGTACCCAGAAATAGAGCTGGAAAGTGAACGGGAGAACAAAGAGCAGTCAGCCCCTGCCAAAGCTAAGCATGATGGCAGGCGACGAATTCGTGAAGATGGACTCATGAGAATTTACGTGCTGCAACTTCTGGCAAGGACTACGTTTGAAATTGGATTTCTTGTGGGTCAGTATCTGTTGTATGGTTTTGAGGTCAGCCCCATATTTGTGTGTAGCAGAAAGCCGTGCCCACATAAGATAGATTGCTTCATTTCAAGGCCAACTGAAAAGACCATTTTCCTGCTAATAATGTATGGGGTGAGCTGTATGTGTTTACTTTTGAATGTCTGGGAGATGCTCCATTTAGGATTTGGCACAATCCGGGACACATTAAACAACAAGAGAAAAGAGCTGGAAGATTCTGGTACTTACAACTACCCTTTTACTTGGAATACACCATCTGCTCCTCCTGGCTATAACATTGCCGTCAAGCCAGATCAAATCCAATATACTGAACTGTCCAATGCCAAAATGGCCtacaaacagaacaaagccaACATAGCTCAGGAACAGCAGTATGGAAGCAACGAAGAAAACATTCCTGCTGACCTGGAAAATCTGCAGAGGGAAATTAAAGTGGCTCAGGAACGCCTGGACCTTGCGATCCAGGCTTACAACAACCAAAACAatcccagcagctccagagagAAGAAGTCCAAAGCAGGCTCAAACAAAAGCAGTGCCAGTAGCAAATCAGGAGACGGAAAGAACTGTGTCTGGATTTAA